AGAGAGGGCGCGGGCGTCGCCCGTGGATCTCCCGTTCTGGATCAACCGGACTACTTCCTGATGTTGATGAGGAACTTCCTGCAGGTGGGCGTCGCGACGGAGCCGGGGGACCTGGAGGCCTCGGCCACCGGTGAATGGAACCAGCAGGTATGGCGCATGGTGGAACGGCTGGGCGAGATCGAATCGGCCCGTGGCGAAGAGGCCGTGAAAGCTATCCTGGGGGAGATGCGGGAACTGGTGGTGGCCGAGCGGACGGGACGGGGGCCCGTGGATGCGGCCATGGTGGAAGCCCTGCTGCGATAGCGGTGGCACCGGGGCAGCCGGCCAGACCCTGTGGCGCCGCTCTCGGGGACGGCTCGGGAAGATGGGGGAAGGCCAGGATGAGGAAGGCTGACACTTGGCTGGACCTGCGCATCATGTACACCTGGGAGCTCATGCTGCCGGTGGTGGTGGTCTGGGTGGGGCTGGCGGCCCTGTGGGGGGCCAACACCGCCGGGGCTCCCCCCCACATCCGCCTGAACGTGGCCGGAGCCTTCCTGGAACTGGGGTGCCCCCTGTGGATGGCCGCCTGCCTGGCCCCAGTGGCCACCGCGGAACCGGAGGAGCACACGGCCGAACTGGTGAACTCATACCCGGGAGCCGGCTGGCGGCTTCTGGCCAGGAGGTGCCTGCTGGCGGCGGGGGTTGGGCTGGCGGGCATTGCCGCCGCCGCCCTGGCCCTGCGCTCCACCCTGGGGCTGCCCCTGGCGAGTGAACTGGTCACCGGCGCCCTTCCTCCCGCCTTACTGCTGGGTGCGGTGGCCCTGCTGGGCGGGGTCCTGGGGAGGAGCTACCCGGTGGCGGCATCGGCAGCGGTGGCGTACTGGGTGGCGGAGTGGTTCCTGCGCGGGCGCCTGACTGGACGCCTGTTCATGTTCATGCGCACGTTGCCCTGCTCCGCCACCATCTGCAACTATGACCTGACGCAGAACCGGCTGCTCCTGCTGGCGCTGGCCGCCCTCCTCCTGGCGGTCACCCTGATCCTGAGCGAGAGAAGGGAGCGCTACGTTTGACGGGGAACGCTCCCGCGACCGGCCACGCTCCCGACCCCGGTGTGGACGTGGTGGTGCGCGCATGCCGGGGGGACCGGGAGGCAGCGGGCGATCTGGTCTCGGCCTTCTATCGGCGTATCTTCTCATTCATCTACCGCTCCACGGGGTCGGTCGCCCTGGCCCAGGACCTCACCCAGGAAACCTTCCTGCGCATGTGGCAGGGCCTGCCGGGCCTGGCCGAACCCGGACGCTTCCGGCCCTGGCTCTACCGGATCGCCTGCAACGTGGTGAAGGACCACCACCGGGCCTGGGAGACCCGCCACGTTTTCCCCTCGGATATGACGGGGGCCGGTGAACCGGCCGGGGCGGATTGTGTCCTGGACGTAGCGGAGGCCGTGTCGCGCCTGCCGCCGGAGCAGCGAGTGGTGCTGGTCCTCAGGTTCTACGAGGGACTGTCCCTCGGGGAGGTGGCCCGAGCCCTGGGCATCCCGGTGGGTACGGTCAAGTCCCGCCTGCATCACGCCATCAGGTCTCTACGCGGCCTGCTGAGGGAGGGTGAGGGGGCATGAAGCGCGAGTGCGCGTCCCCCGATGCCATGCGGAGGGAGATCGCCCCTCTG
This genomic interval from Bacillota bacterium contains the following:
- a CDS encoding RNA polymerase sigma factor → MTGNAPATGHAPDPGVDVVVRACRGDREAAGDLVSAFYRRIFSFIYRSTGSVALAQDLTQETFLRMWQGLPGLAEPGRFRPWLYRIACNVVKDHHRAWETRHVFPSDMTGAGEPAGADCVLDVAEAVSRLPPEQRVVLVLRFYEGLSLGEVARALGIPVGTVKSRLHHAIRSLRGLLREGEGA